GATCACTAGTTTGTAATTTCATTGATTTTGTGTAATTCCCACAGGAGGACTTTAAGCCTGTCTTAAAAGAACTTCTGGCAACTCACCCTGGATTAGAGTTCTTGCAAGGCACCCCTGAGTTTCAGGAGAGATATGGTACTTTCTGCCATCCAGTAGCAATGTTGTTGTGTATCTCTCGTTCATTTTGGTGACAATCAAAATACTGATTTTCTTCTCATATAGTGATGTAtgacactgattttttttagtagtgtatgGTGAATGttgatatgtaaaaatataagcatgtgTGTGTTCTAACTAGAGATTGCCATAGTAAAAAACAACTAGCTATTGATTATTTTATGAGGATTCTACGATTGGACCTGGTCAATGACTATTGGTAGTGATTTGCTGGATGCCTGCATCTCATTCATCTGCTAATCGTTTATTATGTAATTTTCAGCTGAGACTGTAATATACAGAATCTTTTATTCCATAAATAGAGCTGGAAATGGCCATCTTACCCTCAGAGAGCTAAAACGTGGGAATTTAATTGCTGCGATGCAGCAGCTGGATGAGGAAGAGGATATCAATAAAGTGTTGAGGTAATTAACATATTTAATTGTTAATGTATCTGCGATATCCATTCTTGCATGCATTTGCAATATATCTTAGCAGAATGGTGGCActgattataataatattaataattGTGATTTAATTCCTTAcatgtatttttgttgttaccTGTAATAATCTATTACTGGGTCCTGGGGATCCTCACGAATTACTTGGATTCAAGTTATATTATTTATGTGCGAATCAAACaagattttttacattttttttccaaatgtgTTAATTTTCTGATGCCTAATGCAGATACTTCTCATACGAGCACTTTTATGTGATATACTGCAAATTTTGGGAGTTGGACACAGATCATGATTTTTTGATTGATAAAGAGAACCTTATCAGATATGGAAATCATTCATTAACCTACCGAATCGTTGATAGAATCTTCTCACAGGTTAGTATGTTCTATTCTGCATACAGAACTGAGATGCTGCCTTAGTTGGCCTAAATGTTGTTTCCTATATGTTACTTAGGTCCCAAGAAAATTCACAAGCATGACAGAAGGAAAGATGGGTTATGAAGATTTTGTTTACTTTATTTTGTCTGAGGAAGACAAATCATCCGAGCCTAGCCTTGAATACTGGTAAGTATGTTCTATTAGCGTAGATAATTGTCCTTGGTAGGCACTCGTAGTTTTTATCTTCTATATGCATTTGTATATTCTGTCTCACTCACTTAGCTTGATTAAGCTATCACTATCACTGTTTAATTTCGAGTGCAAATGTGTGGTGGAACCAGCTATTGCCCTGTTTTATGTCCAGGCTTTGAAGACTACAGTGAACTcaaagatttttatttttacagcaCACTTTGTTTTGCAGAATTTTAAGTAACAAACAAATTTCCAAATAAGATATTTTTGGATACAACTTATGCATCTACTTTTAACTGGTATGGGGCTAGCAAGGAGCTTGCCTATTGAGTTTTGCCTTACAGTGGCTTTAATATTGTAGTATATTTTACAACTAATTATGTTACTGTATTCATTGAACATATGAACCAATTTTACAGGTTTAAGTGTATTGACCTTGATGGAAATGGCATTTTAACCACCACTGAAATGCAATTTTTCTATGAGGAGCAATTGCACCGGATGGAGTGCATGGCACAAGAACCTGTGCTTTTTGAGGACATATTATGCCAGATGATTGATATGATTGGACCAGAGGTAGCATCTTGGACAGAATTATTGATGCATTTTAGGCCTGTTTGGAACAGTGCATGTTGAGGAATTGCACCATTTAATGCaaaattcctgtgttccaaACAAGTCCTTAAACTGAATTTGATAAATCTTTTCTTTTCCACAGAACGAGTGCTACTTTACACTACGGGACTTAAAACGGTGTAAACTCTCAGGGAATATATTCAACATCCTATTCAATCTCAACAAATTTATGGCATTTGAAACTCGTGATCCATTCCTCATTCGCCAGGTGATCACAACTTCTTGCCATAAAGCAGTGAATTCACTGTTAATCATCTAAATAACAAGTTGGATCATCTTTTTATTTCAGGAACGTGAAAATCCAACTTTAACCGAGTGGGATCGGTTCGCACATAGAGAGTATATTAGATTGTCCATGGAAGAAGATGGTGAAGATGCTTCAAATGGAAGTGGTGATGTGTGGGATGAATCGCTTGAAGCTCCATTTTGAAATATGTGAGTGTTCCTCTCTGCTGTTGTTTGTAAATGGAACCATTTATCTATATAATAACTTAATACCAAAATTTGTCAGAATTTAGATTTTTGATTCTGATCtttaaagaaaagaaagttTAAACCTTACTGTATGTGGTTAATATGCCAAATCagagatttgattttttttttaaataaacgtAGCAATATTTTTGTTGGCCTTTTGAAACCGTTGTTTCATGTTTGCATCTTATCTTTTAACAGCTCTTGCTGGCTGAATCTTGTGGGACATGGATGGAATTGGTTTGGAGGTCAAAGAAATGTAAAGTTGTT
The sequence above is drawn from the Oryza glaberrima chromosome 10, OglaRS2, whole genome shotgun sequence genome and encodes:
- the LOC127752457 gene encoding probable serine/threonine protein phosphatase 2A regulatory subunit B''delta, with the translated sequence MEVEAARRDAATLDPELLQLPELSPGALRENPALAEALYSQWLALPETSKLVNSLIEDAKAGATLNVTGSSASTNAASSGSLPSMFPAGSAPPLSPRSTSGSPRVMRRGSGAGPSSLGSPLKVVSEPVREVIPQFYFKYGRPAPKDLKEQCLSRIDHLFFAGEGLQIQEFRSVTKDICKLPSFFSSVLFKKIDAAGSGTVTRDAFVDYWINDNKITMDTASQIFEILRKPDYNYLTQEDFKPVLKELLATHPGLEFLQGTPEFQERYAETVIYRIFYSINRAGNGHLTLRELKRGNLIAAMQQLDEEEDINKVLRYFSYEHFYVIYCKFWELDTDHDFLIDKENLIRYGNHSLTYRIVDRIFSQVPRKFTSMTEGKMGYEDFVYFILSEEDKSSEPSLEYWFKCIDLDGNGILTTTEMQFFYEEQLHRMECMAQEPVLFEDILCQMIDMIGPENECYFTLRDLKRCKLSGNIFNILFNLNKFMAFETRDPFLIRQERENPTLTEWDRFAHREYIRLSMEEDGEDASNGSGDVWDESLEAPF